From the genome of Kaistella daneshvariae, one region includes:
- a CDS encoding ABC-F family ATP-binding cassette domain-containing protein has translation MNYISAENLTKSFGVKKLFTDITFHINEGDKIAIVAKNGSGKSTLLKILMGKEIADSGTVVINKDIQVVLFDQEIDFEGELNVEEFMMTLDSAPIMALKNYHHALLSEDPDDMDKALNEMEIHEAWDLENEMSQILSQLKITDLTSKMKTLSGGQIKRVALAKLLVETRAQHRHTLLIMDEPTNHLDVDMVEWLENYLSKAMVTLLLVTHDRYFLDAVCDKIWEMEDYNLYVHNGSYGTYLENKIIREENLNSTIDKAQNLYRKELEWMRRQPKARTTKSKSRQDNFYETEKIAKTDTRKEKLELDFEMKRLGQKILELHHISKSFGDKVLLKDFSYQFQRGEKVGIVGKNGAGKSTLLNIIQGLEPYDSGSIETGETIKFGYFSQKGLQYKEEQRVIDFIKDISENFPLANGRTISASQFLRLFLFDDQTQYSPISKLSGGEKRRLHLMYVLYQNPNFLIFDEPTNDLDLPTLTVLENFLLQFQGSLIIVSHDRYFMDRIVDHVLAFEGDGIIKDFVGNFSEYREKKASEQSKKVSTPAPEAPKKVEAAKPVQASATKKLSFKEQQELKEIEKEMPKLEKSRAEILENLNNETDYEKIAVYSKDLETIGEKLQDLEMRWLELQD, from the coding sequence ATGAATTATATTTCAGCAGAAAACCTCACGAAATCTTTCGGAGTTAAAAAACTTTTCACCGACATTACTTTCCACATCAACGAAGGTGATAAAATCGCAATTGTTGCTAAAAACGGTTCCGGAAAATCTACTTTGCTTAAAATTTTGATGGGTAAAGAAATTGCGGATTCCGGCACAGTGGTCATCAACAAAGATATTCAGGTGGTTTTATTCGATCAGGAAATTGATTTTGAAGGCGAGCTGAATGTGGAAGAGTTTATGATGACTTTGGATTCTGCACCGATTATGGCGCTGAAAAATTACCATCACGCATTGTTGTCCGAAGATCCGGATGATATGGACAAAGCGCTGAATGAAATGGAAATTCACGAAGCCTGGGATTTGGAAAATGAAATGAGCCAGATTTTATCTCAGCTGAAAATCACCGATCTGACCTCGAAAATGAAAACACTTTCCGGCGGGCAGATCAAGCGCGTTGCGTTGGCAAAACTTCTCGTGGAAACCCGCGCGCAGCACCGCCACACTTTGCTGATTATGGACGAACCAACCAATCACCTCGACGTGGATATGGTGGAGTGGCTGGAAAATTATCTTTCAAAAGCGATGGTGACTTTGCTTCTCGTAACTCACGACCGCTATTTTTTGGACGCTGTTTGCGACAAAATTTGGGAAATGGAAGATTACAATTTGTACGTTCACAACGGTAGTTACGGCACTTATCTGGAAAACAAAATCATCCGTGAAGAAAACCTGAATTCTACTATCGATAAAGCGCAAAACCTTTACCGTAAAGAGTTGGAATGGATGCGCCGACAGCCAAAAGCGCGCACCACAAAATCGAAATCGCGCCAGGACAATTTTTACGAAACCGAAAAAATTGCCAAAACAGATACCAGAAAAGAAAAACTTGAATTGGATTTTGAAATGAAACGGCTGGGCCAGAAAATTTTGGAACTACACCATATTTCAAAAAGTTTCGGTGATAAAGTGTTGCTGAAAGATTTTTCTTACCAGTTTCAGCGCGGCGAAAAAGTAGGGATTGTAGGTAAAAACGGTGCCGGGAAATCTACGCTTTTAAATATTATTCAAGGGCTGGAACCTTATGATTCCGGTTCAATAGAAACCGGTGAAACCATAAAATTTGGGTATTTTTCCCAGAAAGGTCTGCAATATAAAGAAGAGCAGCGCGTCATCGATTTCATTAAAGATATTTCTGAAAATTTCCCGCTTGCCAATGGCAGAACCATTTCTGCATCGCAGTTTTTACGTCTCTTTTTGTTTGATGACCAAACCCAATATTCACCGATTTCCAAGCTTTCCGGCGGTGAAAAAAGACGACTGCATTTGATGTACGTTTTGTATCAAAATCCGAATTTTTTAATTTTCGATGAGCCGACAAATGATCTGGATTTGCCAACGTTGACGGTATTGGAAAATTTCCTTTTGCAGTTCCAGGGAAGTTTAATTATCGTTTCCCACGATAGGTATTTCATGGATCGAATTGTGGATCACGTTTTAGCGTTCGAAGGCGACGGAATCATCAAAGATTTTGTCGGGAATTTCTCGGAATATCGCGAAAAAAAAGCTTCAGAGCAGTCAAAAAAAGTTTCAACGCCAGCGCCGGAAGCTCCGAAAAAAGTTGAAGCCGCAAAACCTGTTCAAGCTTCTGCGACAAAAAAACTTTCCTTTAAGGAACAGCAAGAGCTGAAAGAAATTGAAAAGGAAATGCCGAAGCTGGAAAAAAGCCGCGCAGAAATCCTGGAAAATCTTAATAACGAAACCGATTACGAAAAGATTGCTGTCTATTCGAAGGATTTAGAAACTATCGGAGAAAAACTGCAGGATTTAGAAATGCGTTGGTTAGAACTCCAGGATTAA
- a CDS encoding ferritin-like domain-containing protein, with amino-acid sequence MENDKVVSELNDLLTKNYDAEKGYKEAAEKIEHRALKSYFESQAQNRYDFGHKIKELIAKYGGTPDKGTSLAGDIHRTWIAIRSAFATGDQSIYEECIRGEETFSEEYGEVLNDTNLPQDVRDMVRKQKDSVDRALVALRTMEDFAS; translated from the coding sequence ATGGAAAACGACAAAGTGGTCAGCGAACTGAACGATTTATTGACGAAAAATTACGATGCAGAAAAAGGTTACAAAGAAGCCGCAGAAAAAATTGAGCACCGCGCTTTGAAATCTTATTTTGAAAGTCAGGCGCAAAACAGATACGATTTCGGGCACAAAATCAAAGAATTAATCGCAAAATACGGCGGCACTCCGGACAAAGGAACAAGTTTAGCCGGTGACATTCACCGCACGTGGATTGCCATCCGAAGCGCTTTTGCAACCGGTGATCAGTCGATTTATGAAGAATGCATCCGTGGTGAAGAAACCTTTTCAGAAGAATATGGCGAAGTATTAAACGACACCAATTTGCCGCAGGACGTGCGCGATATGGTGCGAAAACAAAAAGATTCTGTGGACCGTGCTTTGGTCGCGTTGAGAACAATGGAAGATTTTGCCTCCTGA
- a CDS encoding thioredoxin family protein, translated as MKKISLILLLFFSAITFGQGMKFEENNSFKELLAIAKKENKLLFVDAFTTWCGPCKLMAKNVFPEPTVGEFYNANFINSKIDMEKGEGVDIAKKYNVRAYPTYLFLNGDGELIHRVTSYFPAPEFILVGKDAIDPAKQLGALKKRFEAGEKSPEFLLNFIKVFAFSDPELASQAATIYFNQKKEPLSEEDLGYLFALAKDSNSPLFPQFITRKDEFLKMMPQERYTKLLQSLGQSAIFNSAYDKATKTFDEKKYIAEARKTMSEEELKPLLMKIRMRVASLQKDKATYQKLAIEYYGDGTSTAFTSDELNSMAWNFFENATDKAALETALNWAKQSVKLKESYANTDTLANLYFKLGQKENAKTWATKSIELAKKSGDDFADTQALLDKLK; from the coding sequence ATGAAAAAAATATCGCTCATTTTATTGCTGTTTTTCAGCGCCATTACCTTCGGCCAAGGGATGAAATTCGAGGAAAACAATTCTTTCAAAGAACTTCTGGCTATTGCAAAAAAAGAAAATAAATTGTTGTTCGTGGATGCATTCACAACGTGGTGCGGACCGTGCAAGCTGATGGCAAAGAACGTTTTTCCCGAACCGACGGTGGGCGAATTTTATAATGCGAACTTCATTAATTCTAAAATTGATATGGAAAAAGGTGAAGGCGTCGACATCGCGAAAAAATATAATGTTCGTGCGTACCCAACTTATCTTTTTCTGAATGGTGACGGCGAATTGATTCACCGTGTAACTTCTTATTTTCCCGCGCCGGAATTTATCTTGGTCGGTAAAGATGCCATCGATCCTGCCAAGCAACTGGGCGCGCTGAAAAAACGTTTTGAAGCGGGTGAAAAAAGCCCGGAATTTTTGCTGAATTTCATCAAAGTTTTTGCTTTTTCCGATCCGGAATTAGCTAGCCAAGCTGCCACCATTTATTTCAATCAGAAAAAAGAGCCGCTTTCTGAGGAAGATTTGGGTTATTTATTTGCCCTTGCAAAAGACTCCAATTCGCCATTGTTTCCGCAGTTTATAACTCGAAAAGATGAATTTTTGAAAATGATGCCGCAGGAAAGATATACGAAATTGCTGCAGAGCTTGGGACAAAGCGCCATTTTTAACAGTGCGTACGACAAAGCCACCAAAACTTTCGACGAGAAAAAATACATCGCAGAAGCCCGAAAAACCATGTCGGAGGAAGAGTTAAAACCACTTTTGATGAAAATCAGAATGAGGGTCGCTTCATTGCAAAAGGATAAAGCAACTTACCAGAAACTTGCGATAGAATATTACGGCGACGGAACTTCGACCGCTTTTACATCAGATGAATTAAATTCTATGGCGTGGAATTTCTTTGAAAACGCAACCGACAAAGCGGCTTTAGAAACGGCTTTAAACTGGGCAAAACAATCGGTTAAATTAAAAGAAAGCTATGCGAATACCGACACTTTGGCAAACCTTTATTTCAAATTAGGACAAAAGGAAAACGCGAAAACCTGGGCAACCAAGTCCATCGAATTAGCGAAAAAAAGCGGCGATGATTTTGCTGATACGCAGGCGTTGCTCGATAAACTCAAATAA
- a CDS encoding glycoside hydrolase family 25 protein, whose protein sequence is MAQRKINKKVTRKIHKKRKRHFLLRREILLVFLVLALLGTGFYLKEKISFYYALHFNKFEHKKLSNSEKEEARINRIIGDYADKTFGIDVSHYQRKEDIAWDSLSIGNRAIPLEFVVLRATMGNRSADKHFEEFWTLAKKHELIRGAYHFYRADEDPVLQANNFLKNVKLESGDLPPILDIEKIPRRKSTKKLIEDLKIWCRIVEEAYGEKPIIYTYYHYHKDFLQGEFDDYPLWLANYNDVPQPSPDAEWSIWQFTENGIVYGINTKVDLNVYNGNLWSLKRLTLD, encoded by the coding sequence ATGGCGCAGCGAAAAATCAATAAAAAAGTTACCCGCAAAATCCATAAAAAACGCAAGAGGCATTTTCTTTTGCGTCGGGAAATTCTGCTTGTATTTTTGGTTTTGGCGCTGCTGGGAACGGGTTTTTATCTGAAAGAAAAAATATCATTTTACTACGCTTTACACTTTAATAAATTCGAGCATAAAAAACTGTCAAATTCTGAAAAAGAAGAGGCACGTATCAACCGAATTATCGGTGATTACGCGGATAAAACTTTCGGTATTGATGTTTCGCATTATCAACGAAAGGAAGACATTGCCTGGGACAGTTTAAGCATCGGCAACCGCGCCATTCCTTTAGAATTTGTAGTTTTACGCGCCACGATGGGAAACCGTTCTGCTGATAAACATTTTGAGGAGTTCTGGACTTTAGCAAAAAAGCACGAGCTCATTCGTGGTGCATATCATTTTTACCGTGCCGATGAAGATCCTGTTTTGCAGGCCAATAATTTTCTGAAAAACGTGAAACTTGAATCCGGAGATTTGCCGCCAATTTTGGATATTGAAAAAATTCCGCGCCGAAAATCCACAAAAAAACTGATCGAAGATTTGAAGATCTGGTGCCGCATCGTGGAAGAAGCGTACGGTGAAAAACCCATTATTTACACGTATTACCACTATCACAAAGATTTCTTGCAGGGCGAATTTGATGATTATCCGCTGTGGCTCGCGAATTATAATGATGTTCCGCAACCTTCTCCCGACGCCGAGTGGAGCATTTGGCAATTCACCGAAAACGGTATCGTGTACGGCATCAATACCAAGGTTGATTTAAATGTTTATAATGGAAATCTCTGGTCGCTGAAAAGGCTGACTTTAGACTAA
- a CDS encoding aldehyde dehydrogenase family protein, with the protein MEIKEIYDTMIYGPAPETAAPAVEFLENHDRTFDLFIGGEWVKPHSKKYMDSNNPSNKEFLAKIAEADETDVDKAVMAANSALSGWVAIGGFERAKYLYAIARQIQKHSRLFAVLETLDNGKPIRETRDIDIPIVARHFYHHAGWAKLMDTEFSDYQQVGVIGQIIPWNFPLMMLSWKVAPALAMGNTIVLKPAEYTSLTALLFAEICEKVGLPKGVVNIVTGRGTVAGNALVNHKDIQKVAFTGSTKVGKILRSNIAGSGKKISLELGGKSPFIVFEDADLDSAIEGIVDAIWFNQGQVCCAGSRLLVQESVSEKFYKKLRARMETLRIGDPLDKAVDMGSIVDPIQLKTITDLVNKGVEEGCTIYQPKNGLPENGWFYPPTLFTDVPTSAVIAQEEIFGPVLVAMTFRSHSEALALANNTKYGLAASVWTENINLALDIAPKIKAGSVWINCTNQFDAAAGFGGYRESGFGREGGKEGLYEYLKPKVEAEFTSTPILPKAEKQKNSQKAANILADIDRTTKMYIGGKQARPDGGYSTEITNSFGEYIGEVSEGNRKDIRNAVEAAHAEKSWGGMTGHARAQVLYYIAENLAIRAEEFAERIVEMTNQSLESAEDEVEKSIERIYTYAAYADKYDGAAHSTVQRMITLAMPEAIGVMGIICPEENPLLGFISTVIPAIAMGNRVVVVPSEKNPFSATDFYQILETSDVPAGTVNIVTGPKDDLANELAKHYNVEGIWYFGTAEGSKNIELLSTESMKRSWVNFGKYRNWLNPKHGEGPEFLRHATEIKNSWIPYGA; encoded by the coding sequence ATGGAAATTAAAGAAATATACGACACCATGATTTACGGTCCCGCTCCGGAAACTGCTGCTCCTGCGGTAGAATTTTTAGAAAATCACGACAGAACATTCGACCTTTTCATCGGTGGCGAGTGGGTGAAACCACATTCCAAAAAATATATGGATTCCAACAATCCATCCAACAAAGAATTTTTAGCAAAAATCGCTGAAGCCGACGAAACCGACGTCGACAAAGCCGTAATGGCAGCGAACAGCGCGCTTTCAGGATGGGTTGCGATTGGCGGCTTCGAGCGTGCGAAATATTTATACGCCATTGCGCGTCAGATTCAGAAACATTCACGTTTGTTTGCTGTTTTAGAAACTTTAGACAACGGAAAACCCATCCGCGAAACCCGCGATATCGATATTCCAATCGTTGCCAGACATTTTTATCACCACGCAGGTTGGGCGAAATTGATGGACACGGAATTCAGCGACTATCAGCAAGTTGGTGTAATTGGGCAAATCATTCCGTGGAATTTTCCTTTGATGATGCTTTCCTGGAAAGTGGCTCCAGCTTTAGCCATGGGGAATACCATCGTTTTGAAACCTGCGGAATACACGTCGTTAACCGCGCTTTTGTTTGCGGAAATTTGCGAAAAAGTAGGTCTTCCGAAAGGAGTTGTTAATATCGTCACAGGCCGCGGAACGGTTGCGGGAAATGCTTTGGTCAATCATAAAGACATTCAGAAAGTTGCTTTTACAGGTTCTACTAAAGTCGGCAAAATTCTCCGCAGCAATATTGCGGGAAGTGGTAAAAAAATATCCCTCGAATTGGGCGGAAAATCACCGTTTATCGTTTTCGAAGACGCAGATTTAGACTCCGCAATTGAAGGTATTGTAGATGCGATTTGGTTCAATCAGGGACAGGTTTGTTGTGCTGGTTCACGCTTATTGGTTCAGGAATCCGTTTCAGAGAAATTCTACAAAAAACTGCGCGCGCGCATGGAAACTTTGCGTATCGGCGATCCACTGGACAAAGCGGTGGATATGGGTTCCATCGTGGATCCAATTCAGCTGAAAACCATCACCGATTTGGTAAACAAAGGCGTGGAAGAAGGTTGCACCATTTATCAACCGAAAAATGGTTTGCCGGAAAATGGCTGGTTTTATCCGCCAACTTTATTCACCGATGTTCCCACCAGCGCCGTAATCGCGCAGGAAGAAATTTTCGGGCCGGTTTTGGTGGCGATGACTTTCCGTTCGCACTCCGAAGCTTTGGCATTAGCGAATAACACAAAATACGGTTTGGCGGCGAGTGTTTGGACAGAAAATATCAATTTAGCTTTAGACATCGCACCAAAAATTAAAGCCGGCAGCGTTTGGATCAACTGTACAAATCAGTTTGATGCTGCAGCAGGTTTTGGTGGTTACAGAGAATCCGGTTTTGGTCGCGAAGGTGGAAAAGAAGGTCTGTATGAATATCTGAAACCAAAAGTGGAAGCTGAATTTACTTCAACACCGATTTTACCAAAAGCTGAAAAGCAAAAAAACAGTCAGAAAGCAGCCAATATTTTAGCGGACATCGACCGAACTACAAAAATGTATATCGGTGGAAAACAGGCACGTCCGGACGGTGGTTACAGCACAGAAATCACCAATTCTTTCGGTGAATATATCGGTGAAGTTTCCGAAGGAAACCGAAAAGACATCCGAAATGCGGTAGAAGCTGCGCACGCGGAAAAATCGTGGGGCGGAATGACCGGTCACGCGAGAGCGCAAGTCCTTTATTATATCGCGGAAAATTTGGCCATTCGCGCGGAAGAATTTGCGGAGAGAATTGTGGAAATGACCAATCAGTCTCTGGAATCTGCTGAGGATGAGGTGGAAAAATCCATCGAAAGAATTTACACTTATGCGGCTTACGCCGATAAATACGACGGTGCTGCACATTCTACGGTTCAAAGAATGATAACGCTTGCCATGCCTGAAGCCATCGGTGTGATGGGAATTATCTGCCCGGAAGAAAATCCGCTTTTAGGATTTATTTCCACTGTTATTCCGGCAATTGCGATGGGAAATAGAGTGGTGGTAGTTCCTTCTGAAAAAAATCCGTTTTCAGCGACTGATTTTTATCAAATCCTGGAAACTTCCGATGTTCCTGCCGGAACGGTAAATATTGTTACCGGTCCGAAAGACGATTTAGCCAATGAACTTGCGAAACATTACAATGTAGAAGGAATTTGGTATTTCGGAACCGCGGAAGGAAGTAAAAATATCGAATTATTATCTACGGAGTCGATGAAAAGATCCTGGGTGAATTTCGGAAAATACCGAAACTGGCTGAATCCGAAACACGGTGAAGGTCCAGAATTCCTGCGTCACGCAACAGAAATCAAAAATAGCTGGATTCCATACGGAGCTTAG
- the deoC gene encoding deoxyribose-phosphate aldolase has translation MQKTLEKNAAQTAKNHDLARNEGLPFNTKYFDSININRSAIERRVSTLTGRRSVKKEFQAAWLLKAISMIDLTTLAGDDTRGNVLRLCEKAKNPVRKDILKSLNMQDANLTTGAVCVYHTLIPFAKEALKGTSIPIAAVSTGFPAGKISLEEKLTEIKKSVAAGATEIDIVISRDLVLESKWQELYNEIRLCREACGEAHMKTILATGEIPTYTKVAKASWVAMMAGSDFIKTSTGKESVNATLAVSLVMIRCIRDYYELTGFKIGYKPAGGIQKAKQALDYLILVKEELGNDWLTPELFRFGASSLLGDIERQLEHYATGRYSASFRHPMA, from the coding sequence ATGCAGAAAACATTAGAAAAAAATGCTGCTCAAACGGCAAAAAATCATGATTTGGCCAGGAACGAAGGCTTACCTTTCAATACCAAATATTTCGATTCTATCAATATAAACCGCAGCGCGATCGAGCGACGCGTTTCCACATTGACAGGCCGCCGCAGCGTAAAAAAAGAATTTCAGGCTGCTTGGTTACTCAAGGCGATTTCAATGATCGATCTTACCACTTTGGCGGGTGACGATACACGAGGAAACGTCTTAAGACTGTGCGAAAAGGCAAAAAATCCTGTTCGTAAAGACATTTTAAAAAGCTTGAATATGCAGGATGCCAACCTAACAACAGGCGCGGTCTGCGTTTACCATACCTTGATTCCCTTTGCCAAAGAAGCTTTAAAAGGAACTTCAATTCCGATTGCCGCGGTTTCTACCGGTTTCCCGGCAGGAAAAATCTCGTTGGAGGAAAAACTCACAGAAATTAAAAAATCAGTCGCTGCCGGCGCAACAGAAATTGATATTGTAATTTCCCGCGATTTGGTTTTAGAATCTAAGTGGCAGGAACTCTATAACGAAATCCGCCTGTGCCGCGAAGCCTGCGGCGAAGCACACATGAAAACCATTTTGGCAACAGGCGAAATTCCAACGTACACGAAAGTAGCAAAAGCTTCGTGGGTGGCGATGATGGCAGGATCAGATTTCATCAAAACCTCTACCGGAAAAGAATCTGTAAACGCAACTTTAGCTGTTAGTTTAGTGATGATTCGTTGCATTCGCGACTATTACGAGCTTACGGGTTTCAAAATCGGCTACAAACCGGCGGGCGGAATTCAAAAAGCAAAACAGGCTTTAGATTACCTCATTTTAGTGAAAGAAGAATTGGGGAATGATTGGTTAACACCGGAACTTTTCCGTTTTGGCGCAAGTTCGCTGCTGGGCGATATCGAAAGACAGTTGGAGCATTATGCCACCGGCCGTTACAGCGCGAGTTTCCGTCATCCGATGGCGTAA
- a CDS encoding Lrp/AsnC ligand binding domain-containing protein: MKNAVSTQYHLDNIDKQIIYMLMDNAKTSLAHISKNVGISTTAVHQRIKKLEQAGVIENSISFLNPRKIGFNVVSYIGVFLEQPSHYHDAVKALQDVNEVVEAHYTTGNYTIFLKVLCRDNDHLMQILNKLQKLKGVTRTETFISLEQSINRQLRV, encoded by the coding sequence ATGAAAAACGCAGTCAGTACCCAATATCACTTAGATAACATCGATAAACAAATCATCTACATGTTGATGGATAATGCCAAAACTTCGCTTGCACACATTTCCAAAAACGTTGGGATTTCCACCACAGCGGTGCATCAGCGGATAAAAAAGCTGGAGCAGGCCGGCGTCATAGAAAATTCAATCTCTTTTTTGAATCCGCGGAAAATCGGTTTTAATGTCGTTTCATATATCGGTGTATTTCTGGAGCAGCCCAGCCATTACCACGATGCGGTAAAAGCGTTGCAAGACGTCAATGAAGTTGTAGAAGCACACTATACCACAGGAAATTACACAATTTTCCTAAAGGTCCTTTGCCGCGACAACGACCATTTGATGCAGATTTTAAATAAACTACAGAAATTAAAAGGCGTTACGCGTACGGAAACTTTCATCTCCCTTGAGCAAAGTATCAACCGGCAATTACGCGTTTAA
- a CDS encoding endonuclease/exonuclease/phosphatase family protein, with amino-acid sequence MMLPFADTEIVSFYNVENFFTPDPPPQHKRDPTPSGLYNWDEKKYQNKLFKIAGVFHMMEEREGVLPMLIGFSEIQGRKPLEDLVALSPFNEKYGIVHYNSMDERGVDVGLLYDKEKIEIISSEPLSYFFTVQKADFEYFDTTRDVLFCKVKYQNTLLNVFVLHLPSKREKDVNKSRRAYILDDLKAKIEEISKASGEPVLILGDFNENPDEKMIVDFLYDKDYNKLLINPFLQLFQNEKFSTFHYKSGLLFDQMMLTRHFLENNFPLRLKEAKVFNHEKLQNWHQRFSGRPFRTYSGSRYLGGFSDHFPILITFTATT; translated from the coding sequence ATGATGTTACCTTTTGCTGACACCGAAATTGTCTCCTTTTATAATGTAGAAAATTTCTTTACCCCGGATCCGCCGCCCCAACATAAACGCGATCCTACACCATCCGGCCTGTACAACTGGGACGAAAAGAAATATCAAAACAAATTATTCAAAATTGCCGGCGTTTTTCACATGATGGAAGAGCGCGAAGGTGTGCTGCCAATGCTCATCGGTTTTTCGGAAATACAAGGTAGAAAACCTCTGGAAGATTTGGTTGCATTGTCACCGTTTAACGAAAAATATGGAATTGTGCATTATAATTCCATGGATGAGCGCGGTGTGGATGTTGGACTTTTATATGACAAAGAAAAAATTGAAATCATTTCTTCGGAGCCGCTGTCGTATTTTTTCACGGTTCAAAAGGCAGATTTTGAATATTTTGATACAACGCGTGATGTTCTATTCTGCAAGGTAAAATATCAAAATACTTTGCTAAACGTTTTTGTGCTTCACTTACCCTCAAAAAGAGAAAAGGACGTAAACAAATCAAGAAGAGCGTACATACTTGACGATTTAAAAGCGAAAATCGAAGAAATTTCGAAAGCGTCCGGTGAGCCGGTTTTGATTTTAGGTGATTTCAATGAAAATCCCGATGAGAAAATGATTGTTGATTTTCTTTATGACAAAGATTATAATAAGTTGCTCATAAATCCTTTTCTGCAATTATTTCAAAACGAAAAATTTTCTACATTTCATTATAAAAGTGGCTTACTTTTTGACCAAATGATGTTAACGCGACATTTTCTGGAGAATAACTTCCCTTTAAGGTTAAAAGAAGCGAAAGTTTTTAACCACGAAAAATTGCAGAATTGGCATCAGAGATTTTCAGGAAGACCTTTTAGAACTTATTCCGGATCAAGATATTTGGGAGGATTTAGTGATCATTTTCCTATTTTAATTACATTTACTGCCACAACATAA
- the trmD gene encoding tRNA (guanosine(37)-N1)-methyltransferase TrmD has product MRIDIVSVLPELMQSPFETSILKRAVDKGLVEVHFHHLRDWGLGKHRQIDDEPYGGGAGMVMMIEPLDACLSDLKSQREYDEVIYLTPDGETLNQRISNTLSIQKNLVFLCGHYKGIDQRVRELHITKEISIGDFVLTGGELAACVLADSVIRLLPGVLNDEQSALTDSFQDGLLSPPIYTRPAEYKGLKVPEILLSGNSKKIENWLHEEALRSTRERRPDLLGE; this is encoded by the coding sequence ATGAGAATAGATATTGTAAGCGTATTGCCGGAGCTGATGCAAAGTCCCTTTGAAACATCCATCCTGAAACGCGCTGTAGACAAAGGACTGGTGGAAGTTCATTTTCATCATTTAAGAGATTGGGGCTTGGGCAAACACCGCCAGATTGATGACGAACCTTACGGTGGTGGTGCCGGAATGGTAATGATGATTGAACCTTTGGATGCGTGTCTCTCGGATTTAAAATCTCAGCGTGAATACGATGAGGTTATTTATCTGACGCCGGATGGCGAAACTTTAAACCAAAGAATTTCAAATACGTTATCCATCCAAAAAAATCTGGTTTTTTTGTGTGGTCATTACAAAGGAATCGATCAGCGCGTGCGCGAACTGCATATCACCAAAGAAATTTCCATTGGCGATTTTGTGCTTACGGGCGGCGAATTGGCAGCCTGTGTGCTTGCAGATTCGGTGATACGGCTTTTGCCCGGAGTTTTGAATGATGAACAATCTGCTCTTACCGACAGTTTTCAGGACGGTTTACTTTCACCACCCATTTACACCCGACCTGCGGAATACAAAGGTTTGAAAGTTCCGGAAATTTTGCTCAGCGGAAACTCAAAAAAAATTGAAAACTGGCTGCACGAGGAAGCTTTGCGCAGTACGCGCGAAAGACGCCCGGACCTTTTAGGCGAATAA